Proteins found in one Populus alba chromosome 14, ASM523922v2, whole genome shotgun sequence genomic segment:
- the LOC118062599 gene encoding uncharacterized protein produces MEGSSLLSNCSKTPFNFFRNPSFPSSSHHCYSTVTTQSHIVSFSFFKPNRNQEMKKNRSRKKNLMASSLRTSAFVVDKALDDSSPTNYKEMMPKIDKSGRFCSPRAARELALLIIYAACLEGSDPIRLFEKRMNARREPGYEFDKASLLEYNHMSFGGPPVTTETVEEADELQLSDEKESAIEAEVLSAPPKLVYSKLLLRFTRKLLVAVVDKWDSHVLVIDKVSPPNWKNEPAGRILEFCILHMAMSEITVLGTRHQIVINEAVDLAKRFCDGAGPRIINGCLRTFLKDLSGASVAQTSDANEKVEV; encoded by the exons ATGGAGGGAAGCTCACTTTTATCGAACTGTTCGAAAAcccctttcaatttcttcagaAACCCTTCTTTCCCATCTTCTTCTCACCACTGTTACTCTACTGTTACTACCCAGTCCCATATTGTGAGCTTTAGTTTCTTTAAACCCAACAGAAACCAGGAGATGAAGAAAAACAGGTCCcgcaaaaaaaatttgatggcaAGCTCTCTTCGAACTTCGGCTTTTGTTGTCGACAAAGCCTTGGACGATTCTTCTCCAACCAATTACAAAGAAATGATGCCAAAGATTGATAAGAGTGGAAGGTTTTGCAGCCCAAGAGCCGCCCGGGAGCTCGCTTT ATTGATCATTTATGCTGCGTGCTTAGAAGGGTCTGACCCAATTCGGCTATTTGAGAAAAGAATGAATGCAAGAAGAG AACCTGGTTATGAATTCGACAAGGCATCTTTGTTGGAGTATAATCACATGAGCTTTGGGGGACCACCTGTTACAACTGAGACTGTTGAAGAAGCTGATGAGCTTCAGCTTAGCGATGAGAAAGAGTCTGCAATTG AAGCCGAAGTCCTTTCAGCTCCTCCAAAGTTGGTATACAGCAAACTGCTTTTGCG TTTCACAAGGAAGCTTTTGGTGGCTGTGGTGGATAAGTGGGACAGCCATGTCCTTGTAATAGACAAAGTCTCCCCGCCAAATTGGAAG AATGAGCCAGCGGGAAGAATTTTGGAGTTCTGTATCCTCCACATGGCAATGTCTGAGATTACTGTTCTTGGCACACGGCACCAGATTGTGATTAATGAG GCTGTAGATCTTGCAAAGCGATTCTGTGATGGTGCAGGACCGCGCATTATCAACGGGTGCCTTAGGACTTTCTTGAAAGATCTCTCAGGAGCCAGTGTGGCCCAAACTTCAGATGCTAATGAGAAAGTAGAAGTATGA
- the LOC118062597 gene encoding glucosidase 2 subunit beta isoform X2: MEVERRSFCCFLLIFPVFFGVLCGSASASPVAPKNPFLGIPPQDENYYKTSSNTIKCKDGSATFTKAQLNDDFCDCPDATDEPGTSACPGGKFYCRNAGHAPLFLFSSRVNDGICDCCDGSDEYDGQVKCPNTCWEAGKVARDKLKKKIATYKEGVSLRNKEVEQAKAAIAKDEAELSKLKNEEKVLKGLVQQLKELKEQIEKAEERERLQKEKEDKERKEAEEKATGEKSAIQREANEGQIEEKIDNEDNDAESAHDEIGVLDDSPAHQDVVDEYADHGAEDESSGDSKIEGSPVNKVEQGKDGSTDAEGLSKEELGRLVASRWTGNPEKETEGVSDTMDNDHEDNEKMAQDTHYEEYDGYASETDDDTGKYDDPDVEDDTDETYEEDVHDDATASYKSDAEDEDEFSDTTSPGNPSWLEKIQQTFRSILQAFKFFQTPVDKSEAARVRKEYDESSAKLSKLQSRISSLTKKLKHDYGKEMEFYSFYDHCFESKQNKYVYKVCPFKEASQLEGHSTTRLGRWNEFEDSYRVMVFSNGDKCWNGPDRSMKVRLRCGLKNEVTDVDEPSRCEYVALLSTPALCIEEKLKELENKLDLMNKEQPQSHDEL, encoded by the exons ATGGAAGTAGAGAGGAGGAGCTTCTGCTgcttcttattaatttttcctgttttttttggAGTGCTGTGTGGATCAGCATCAGCATCACCTGTTGCTCCTAAAAACCCTTTTCTTGGAATCCCTCCTCAAG ATGAGAATTATTACAAGACATCttcaaatactataaaatgcaaAGATGGATCCGCTACTTTCACCAAAGCTCAGCTTAACGATGACTTCTGTGATTGCCCTGATGCAACCGACGAGCCTG GCACATCGGCATGCCCTGGTGGGAAATTCTATTGTAGAAATGCAGGACATGCTcctcttttcttattttcttcaagAGTCAATGACGGCATCTGCG ATTGTTGTGATGGGAGTGATGAGTATGATGGCCAAGTTAAGTGTCCAAATACATGCTGGGAAGCTGGCAAAGTGGCTAGAGataagttgaagaaaaagattGCCACGTATAAGGAAGGGGTTTCTTTGAGAAATAAAGAAGTTGAACAAGCAAAGGCGGCGATTGCCAAAGACGAGGCTGAACTATCCAAGCTAAAGAATGAGGAGAAAGTGCTGAAAGGGCTCGTTCAACAGCTTAAAG AGCTTAAAGAACAGATAGAGAAGGCAGAAGAGAGAGAACGTTtgcagaaagaaaaggaagataaagaaaggaaagaagctGAAGAAAAGGCCACTGGGGAGAAAAGTGCCATTCAGAGGGAAGCTAACGAAGGACAGATTGAGGAGAAAATTGACAATGAAGACAATGATGCGGAAAGTGCTCATGATGAAATCGGTGTTTTGGATGATTCTCCTGCACATCAG GATGTTGTGGACGAGTATGCTGATCATGGAGCTGAAGATGAAAGTAGTGGTGATTCCAAAATTGAAGGATCTCCAGTCAACAAAGTGGAGCAG GGGAAAGATGGATCCACTGATGCTGAAGGGTTGTCAAAGGAAGAGTTGGGCCGCCTTGTTGCTTCTCGCTGGACAGGAAATCCTGAGAAAGAAACTGAGGGGGTTAGTGATACAATGGACAATGACCATGAAGACAATGAAAAGATGGCCCAGGACACTCACTATGAGGAATATGATGGCTATGCTTCAGAAACTGATGATGACACTGGCAAGTATGATGATCCTGATGTAGAAGATGATACAGATGAGACTTATGAAGAGGATGTTCATGATGATGCTACTGCTTCTTATAAATCTGATGCTGAGGATGAAGATGAATTTTCAG ATACAACCTCCCCAGGTAATCCATCTTGGCTGGAGAAAATACAGCAAACCTTTAGGAGCATTCTACAAGCTTTCAAATTCTTCCAAACTCCAGTGGACAAATCAG AGGCTGCTCGTGTACGCAAGGAATACGACGAGTCCAGTGCTAAGTTGTCTAAACTACAGTCAAGGATATCAAGTTTGACAAAAAAGCTAAAACACGATTATG GGAAAGAGATGGAGTTCTATTCATTCTATGATCACTGTTTTGAGAGCAAACAGAACAA GTATGTTTACAAAGTCTGCCCTTTCAAAGAAGCTTCTCAGTTGGAGGGCCACTCAACAACTCGTTTGGG GCGCTGGAATGAATTCGAGGATTCATACCGAGTTATGGTCTTTTCAAATGGGGATAAGTGCTGGAATGGACCTGATAGAAGTATGAAG GTCAGGCTAAGATGTGGATTGAAAAATGAGGTTACAGATGTAGATGAACCAAGCCGTTGCGA GTATGTGGCATTGCTATCTACCCCAGCACTTTGCATAGAAGAAAAGCTCAag GAGCTGGAAAATAAACTAGACTTGATGAACAAAGAACAGCCACAGAGCCACGATGAACTTTAA
- the LOC118062597 gene encoding glucosidase 2 subunit beta isoform X1 has product MEVERRSFCCFLLIFPVFFGVLCGSASASPVAPKNPFLGIPPQDENYYKTSSNTIKCKDGSATFTKAQLNDDFCDCPDATDEPGTSACPGGKFYCRNAGHAPLFLFSSRVNDGICDCCDGSDEYDGQVKCPNTCWEAGKVARDKLKKKIATYKEGVSLRNKEVEQAKAAIAKDEAELSKLKNEEKVLKGLVQQLKELKEQIEKAEERERLQKEKEDKERKEAEEKATGEKSAIQREANEGQIEEKIDNEDNDAESAHDEIGVLDDSPAHQDVVDEYADHGAEDESSGDSKIEGSPVNKVEQHEGQDDEESVSTKTKDDSTHVHEINHDAGNEVSHDQPMEDGKDGSTDAEGLSKEELGRLVASRWTGNPEKETEGVSDTMDNDHEDNEKMAQDTHYEEYDGYASETDDDTGKYDDPDVEDDTDETYEEDVHDDATASYKSDAEDEDEFSDTTSPGNPSWLEKIQQTFRSILQAFKFFQTPVDKSEAARVRKEYDESSAKLSKLQSRISSLTKKLKHDYGKEMEFYSFYDHCFESKQNKYVYKVCPFKEASQLEGHSTTRLGRWNEFEDSYRVMVFSNGDKCWNGPDRSMKVRLRCGLKNEVTDVDEPSRCEYVALLSTPALCIEEKLKELENKLDLMNKEQPQSHDEL; this is encoded by the exons ATGGAAGTAGAGAGGAGGAGCTTCTGCTgcttcttattaatttttcctgttttttttggAGTGCTGTGTGGATCAGCATCAGCATCACCTGTTGCTCCTAAAAACCCTTTTCTTGGAATCCCTCCTCAAG ATGAGAATTATTACAAGACATCttcaaatactataaaatgcaaAGATGGATCCGCTACTTTCACCAAAGCTCAGCTTAACGATGACTTCTGTGATTGCCCTGATGCAACCGACGAGCCTG GCACATCGGCATGCCCTGGTGGGAAATTCTATTGTAGAAATGCAGGACATGCTcctcttttcttattttcttcaagAGTCAATGACGGCATCTGCG ATTGTTGTGATGGGAGTGATGAGTATGATGGCCAAGTTAAGTGTCCAAATACATGCTGGGAAGCTGGCAAAGTGGCTAGAGataagttgaagaaaaagattGCCACGTATAAGGAAGGGGTTTCTTTGAGAAATAAAGAAGTTGAACAAGCAAAGGCGGCGATTGCCAAAGACGAGGCTGAACTATCCAAGCTAAAGAATGAGGAGAAAGTGCTGAAAGGGCTCGTTCAACAGCTTAAAG AGCTTAAAGAACAGATAGAGAAGGCAGAAGAGAGAGAACGTTtgcagaaagaaaaggaagataaagaaaggaaagaagctGAAGAAAAGGCCACTGGGGAGAAAAGTGCCATTCAGAGGGAAGCTAACGAAGGACAGATTGAGGAGAAAATTGACAATGAAGACAATGATGCGGAAAGTGCTCATGATGAAATCGGTGTTTTGGATGATTCTCCTGCACATCAG GATGTTGTGGACGAGTATGCTGATCATGGAGCTGAAGATGAAAGTAGTGGTGATTCCAAAATTGAAGGATCTCCAGTCAACAAAGTGGAGCAG CATGAGGGACAAGATGATGAAGAGTCTGTCTCAACAAAAACTAAGGATGACTCTACACATGTGCATGAAATTAATCATGATGCTGGAAATGAGGTGTCTCATGATCAACCTATGGAAGAT GGGAAAGATGGATCCACTGATGCTGAAGGGTTGTCAAAGGAAGAGTTGGGCCGCCTTGTTGCTTCTCGCTGGACAGGAAATCCTGAGAAAGAAACTGAGGGGGTTAGTGATACAATGGACAATGACCATGAAGACAATGAAAAGATGGCCCAGGACACTCACTATGAGGAATATGATGGCTATGCTTCAGAAACTGATGATGACACTGGCAAGTATGATGATCCTGATGTAGAAGATGATACAGATGAGACTTATGAAGAGGATGTTCATGATGATGCTACTGCTTCTTATAAATCTGATGCTGAGGATGAAGATGAATTTTCAG ATACAACCTCCCCAGGTAATCCATCTTGGCTGGAGAAAATACAGCAAACCTTTAGGAGCATTCTACAAGCTTTCAAATTCTTCCAAACTCCAGTGGACAAATCAG AGGCTGCTCGTGTACGCAAGGAATACGACGAGTCCAGTGCTAAGTTGTCTAAACTACAGTCAAGGATATCAAGTTTGACAAAAAAGCTAAAACACGATTATG GGAAAGAGATGGAGTTCTATTCATTCTATGATCACTGTTTTGAGAGCAAACAGAACAA GTATGTTTACAAAGTCTGCCCTTTCAAAGAAGCTTCTCAGTTGGAGGGCCACTCAACAACTCGTTTGGG GCGCTGGAATGAATTCGAGGATTCATACCGAGTTATGGTCTTTTCAAATGGGGATAAGTGCTGGAATGGACCTGATAGAAGTATGAAG GTCAGGCTAAGATGTGGATTGAAAAATGAGGTTACAGATGTAGATGAACCAAGCCGTTGCGA GTATGTGGCATTGCTATCTACCCCAGCACTTTGCATAGAAGAAAAGCTCAag GAGCTGGAAAATAAACTAGACTTGATGAACAAAGAACAGCCACAGAGCCACGATGAACTTTAA